AGTCAATTAAGTACCAGAGCTTCATCGAACTTGGACATCGTATCAGAATTAGATTTATCATACTCGAAGAAGAAGTTTACATTACGTAACGTTTATAAGTTAAATCTTAGAAACAGTTTTcctttcatttaatataacagATATTAATGTCATTAAGACACATTTCAAAATATAGTCAGTTGGTTTATCAGTAAATTTCATACTTACACCCTCGAACAGTTTCTTCTTGTCGTCATACGAGCGTGTGTCAACACGCCTTTCATATTTCGACGCGACTTGGATTTTAGgctaaaagaaaaaaaaaatgctcaATTATTCTTGGCTAGACTGAGTAGTGACAGTGACATTTGActcttaaaaatacttacggGGTGCTTGCCTGTGAGTGCCTCGGGGTCGAGTCCCTTCTTGAGAGCCTTGTGCCTTAACTGTTGCTTTTGTCTTTCTTTGAGCTCTTTTAACTGTAGGTAGATGATTTATTGTCTTATTATTAAGccaattaatttgtttaacacTCTTTCATTCTCGTAAAGTTTatactgattaaaaaaaacatcaaatctTAAGAACCACATTTACCGCAACAGATTTCGGTCGAAACTAAGCATCGGTTAACTTACGTCGTAGTCCTGCCTCTTTTGTCTCTCCTCAAGATCGTACTTTTCGGTCTCGAGCTTGATGATGCATTCCCAGAGTTCGGTGGCCTTTTGGCGAAGCTTGTCTACGGACAGACCTTCGATGGTCAGGGGCTTGATGCGGATGGACAGGGAGATTTTCTTTTCCTCTTCTAGTTGTTCCTTGGTCTTGTTGCGCTCCAGCTGGGCGTTGCTAAGGCCGAACTGTAAACGTACATTTTGTTGGAGTACGATGTTAGGCAGCAATACGTAGCCATTTTTAGGTgcattattaaacaaacataatgtataataatataatataagtaaaattgtATCTTGTCTGAATAAaggcttatattattattatattaaacaaattgtacTATTTGTGAATTAAGGCTATCAACTGTGTATGTTGAACCTTTGTTCTAGactaaattttatgtaatgtgCACTAACGTTGTCATTCTTCTTCTGGATGGTGAAGTTAGGTCCAGTTTTGTTAGAGGCATCCTTCATGGCCTGAAGCATAGCCTGCCTCTTCTTTTCGGCCTCTTCGAGCCTCTGTCTCTTCTCTTCGATGTCACGCTGTTTCTTCTCCTCTAGCTCGCGGACTCGCCTCTCTTCCTCTTCCTTCTTCTTCTGGGCGAGGCGTTTCTCTTCTTCCGCGCGGGAGACctttaaaaacaacattttatttctgctcactcagtttaaaatacaataatttatctcGTAAGAGTTACCTTGCGCTTGGCCTGCTTCTCCTTGAGACGTTTGAGCTCATCTTCTTCCTTGGACCTCTGTTTACGCCATTCGTTAATGTATTCCTTCAGCTGCTCATCTAGATCAGACCGCTTTTGGTCTTGACGCTGTAAAACATTTCTAATTAGTATATggacatgtatttttaaaaatataaaaaaatcgatttaaaGCGAAAATACCTTAATGAATTCTGGATCTCCCTCACTgctgaaaacaaaatattaattaatatcactTCAAGGGAATGAGCCAAATTATTGACTCCGACTAACATTTATCTTCAGTTAATTGTGTTTAGTTGTAGTCGTACAGTTTATTGACTTATGTAACACATAAAGTGGCATTGCTTATGTGTGAACATGAATATTTAagacattatataaatacacattGTATTAAAACACTTAATCAGAATTATTGTGTATGTGTACCATCGTGTTGTTACGCAAtggttatgaatatttaaattgaaatgtgGTTTTAAAGACACGAACGTTTAATGAAATCACAAAATTAGGACGTTTACGGTTTCCATGCGAATGTTTAAATCAGAATTTTAGGTATTCGACACAGAGATTCGAAACGGCGCGGGCGCATCGCGAACTTCAGAAATAGAACGCGTAGATCGTTTAAAAATAGCCGTCGCGGCTTGCTCAACATTTAATGTTCGTTCGGAAAAATTCTGGCAAAAATACACGTTTCGTTCGTCCGCGCCGttctagttatttattataggatTACATTTACAGTTAGTGACACCAGAGAGCGGTGTGACTTACGCGATCGACGGTCTACTCCTAGAAACAGAAAATAACAATGAGCATCAACCACATCGCCGCCGTATTCGTATATAATACAGAATATAAGCGTAGGATTACATAGCACAATCAAAGATTccgaaacaaaatatattagagaTATATTAAACggcaaattataatttcttagTGCGTTGATTATTGCCACACATGGCTAAGCGAAGCGCTGAAAGTTTGAAGTACTGAAATCTACTTACTCTTGTTTGGGAGCGGGCCTATTGAGCGGTTGCAGGAGCGGGAAggaaaataatcaataattaatatcgtattctaaatataataactaaagcTAAACACATATAAGCGAAGACAGACAGCACGACAgacttgttaataaaaaaaaactgtcgaAAGCGATGGCAACTAGCGTCCGAGTGAGTTCATAGCTAATAAAGCATCGACCGAGCACTAAAAGCAACATTGTCTTAGCCTATCGAGCCAAGCGTGCGAATGCCGCCGCGAAAGGGCGCTCACTTACTTCCTGCAACAAAGATATAGGATACGGTGAGACGTGCATCAAACCTGACACGACAGAGAACTGAAACTAACTGAATTTACAGTGGTGACACTAAGTGATAGATCTCATCTAGATAAGGCTTTAGAAGAAAGGCAGAGAACCCTCAAGCTTAAGTCTCAAATCAGAGCTAACTCGAAGGACGCGTTCTGCGGCACTACTTACGTCTCTACGACTTCTTCTTCGACTTCCTCCTCTTCGGAGCCACTGTTGAGAAAAGACaccgtttatatttttacatgttAGCACATTAGAGGTTCATTCTGATGTGGATCAGTACAAAATTGGAGCAAAAACGTAGGGACAATCAATGCAAGAATTATGAACGTGATAGTGTATTGATTTTAACTGTaccttgtaatattttatttgttttaaaataatgtatcacTTACGAATATTCCTCTTCGTCGGACATTTTGGTAATGTGTTagtctgaaaaaaaattggtctgtaaataaataggttCTTATTAATAAGTGTCCATCGTGGTAGGGTTACCAAGATTGAACTGAGacccaatatatatttttgacgtatTCAGACTTAGCgcagtctcgtttctgaataaCCCTAAAGATTCTAGACTTAGCTGTAAGACTCCCGTATATCAATACATACGATTGATAAGACTCCTAaccttagtttttttttgtaatattgattGTACGCGTTGGATATCTTTCGTCTTAAACGTGAAATATTTGGCTACAGCCACCAGTGACGTAAATCCGTAACTAACCGAAATGTGTAGGTAATCCTTACAATGTAGACTTTACATTACAAATTGGCTATgaatcaaaatattgtactgtcgatataataaacattgtgTTAACCTTCGCGTCATGAtagaattatttgttttttatatattaattgaagaATGTGTAGatctacattttttaaatatgttgatTATCTGTGGTTATCTATTAAAGCAGTCGACATGTGCGGCTTGATTTTTGCGGATACCTTACGAATTAAGTTTCAAggtcaaatttaaaaacgtaCGATTGTGCGGTATTATTTTGATCACCTTTGAACACTTGTTGTTTTTCGCCCCTACCCATCCCTACATGGGTATGGTACCATTTAAATTCATCAAAACGGTcgatcataattatttaacttaaacctCGAACTTAAAATCCTCTATAGTCTATGTTAAGAgagaagttatttaaaaaaatatatttaatattttatttgtaaagtatgtaatgaaatatgaGCGTATTGTTTACAGTAGGTTATTTTTGGCGGTTTTATCTTCTAACCAACGGGAACACCTACGGACGGGGCTGGCACGCGTTCAACAAGTTTATATTTGGCAGTATCGGATTGTGCTTCGAGATATCGTCTTGcggatttaaatttttttataaggcaACATTGTAGTCCTAAATTAGTTATAGTTACTAGTTGAAGGGGCGCTAGAGGAGTTAAAAATTACGATATccaaaaattcatttaaagatcggttaagtaaaaattatacttagaTAGTAACTATGATGGACTGGTATTTGAATTACGTTATGGCTCTCTGttttaagataatatataaaatatataacagttaatatatatcataaagtttggattaaattataacatatacaatttatattcgaaaaaaatctaaaatatttacactgcacttaaattttgttatattaataaaaagatattttactcAACTAAGTTTGTAACTTACACGCTTAAATACTATACTCAAACCTCAACCTTAGcctaatttataatgtattatattcacAATTCATCAAGTGTACAGTGTGTAGTGTATgtgtatatacttattatcCAAAATGACATCCGCGTAACAAAACTCCGCGCTAAATGCGTTGATGCAAAACCAGATTTGGCAATCGCGTTTAAAAGTCCACCTGCACGTAAACTACACACTGTACACTGCACTTCACTGCACTTACGTCGCACGGGTAGAAAGCGGTCACTCAGTCTTACACTGGTGCAGACTGGCAGCAAGACGTTGGAATGTGGAGTCCGCGGCGACCGGGGCGGCTCTGAACGCTACGCCGTTTGTTAGCGCTCGGCCCGCGCTTGATATTTTTAGCCGCGGTCAATTTTGAGCTGATTTCGGCCAGCTCCGGTTTCTGTAGTACACGTTGGTAGTCTTGCACCGGACGTGAAGGGCGTGGCTATTAGGTTTTATTCAATCACATTTTAGGCTGTTCGTTTGAATCTCAGACGATTCGGTAATCGGATTGTGAAGTTGTTTACGAAACGAATTACATACAATTACATGCGTTGGAGGCGGTGACTTCGGACAGATATCTAGTAtcttttacttttaacttCAACTGATTTATGAACACATACTGATCAATTACAGAGTGTCAAGTACAGTTTACTGTATGAAGCGGATATTTAatgatgataaaatatatacatttgtagGGTCTAAAAATGTGACGAAACGACCTTCTTAGGTCTGGGCcctagatttctgtatcatgataatgttattaaaatctaatatgCATGTAAgttatcagcctcctgtgcctgacacacgcagtTGGTTCTAAGGAAAGCCGATttccacgatgttttccttcaccattagAGGGAATGTTAAACGCGCacaaagaaaatctattgttgcacagccggggattgaacctacgacctcacgttaaagccactaggcaaaacacagcctttgtagttgaTAAATTTATCGATCAAATAGAATCTTGTTATACGAGAGTCATGGTTGGCGCTATGACTCTATTTTTACATATCTAAAAAACTTAGAGATAACGCTCGTTTTTGAATCCTAACAAACGCTACGGATTCGATGTACTTAACGCATATATAGTGTATAGCAGGGGCTtagtcaagatgccttaatgtatgtagaaagtctaaacttaatttgtatgaGAATAACAGTTCGCGTCGACAGATTTTCATTCACTACATACACTAATACTGGGTTCAATTCCCAGCGAAATAAAAGCCGATCACCTCCttggtttaaaataatattagtgaaGCTGACACAGGAATATTTCTAGCCGATGGCAGAATCACttcaaacaataattgtttattttggaattcaaaatattttaatttctaagaGTGGGGGcaagataaaaaacaaatcgTCTATAACACCAAttttaacgtatttttttCTGCGCTGGTATTTTTGTTAAGACCGCCAGTTTCTAACGTTCCAAAGCACAGTCAAAGTTAACCGCCCAGAGTGCGTGGAGTGCGTGAATTTGGATAACTTCTGTGTCGTGATTCTTTCGTAAAATCTTCAACTGATTTCATTTTACCCCATGTACTTGAATTACTAGGTAGATGCGACTGTTTCATAGGAATATTTAGTCACAGTTGTTCATTCTTAGTTAcgaaattacattaaaatacgGCTACTTTTAGTCATTTAGGAATCATCTCAACATTCcgtctttattttttaaatttctaaattatttacgGGGTAAGATAAATTACAAGTTTCGGTTTTACTCCGTTCTGTCTCAAACATTCAGTTTTCATCTTTACCCTGTATTCTAGTcacttctttatttttttatgttattgattttatataaaaatatagcttttgTACTTTCCTAATCAAAGTAcaggttaatatttattgttctaCCAGAGGTTTAAACACAACTCTACTCATCTCATTAAGAAAACAGCTTCCATACAGAcacagcttcaatccgtttacaaagtgttttcttaatgtgtaaaagctgtgttaacaaaagacaatatctaCTCATGTCATCAAAAAAGAAAACGTTCAATCTTCCCCCCACTCaccctaaaatattttgagaaaACATGAGACGGGAAAGTAGATGGAGATATCATTATCACGGAGATTATTTTTTCAGTACTTTGCTTGCCAGCTATTGCCATTCCTTTTTAGTGGCAATAGTgtatatactattttatttaaaggaatGAAGGAATACTTCTATTTAACTACTCATTTCTACGCTACACCACACTAGCTGCAACCTCGGTTTTGATGATATATCGATTGACCAACAGGTCACACATTCAATCTAGTGAAAAGAATAGTTTTTTAGTTCCCTTTTAGAAAATTTTTAGGTTCACGTTTCAGCGTTCTATTCATCTAAAAGTTTAAGCTGCTTCACCTATAAGCTGCCGATTAGATTATGCTATACTAATCTGCCACTTCTATGACATAGTCAGCCTCTTTCACAACATAATCTACCGGTATTATACCATAATCTGCCTCTTTTATAGCATATTCTACGGGTTTTATAGTATAACCTGCCTCTTTGGAATACTAGTTAGGTAGGACTAAAGGGACCTATGAACggaatataaatgttatccGTTAAGTGTTTTCACGACAAAATCAGGGTTCACTTCCACGTAATCCCTTGCCACGAATATTGGCAAAAAGTGTCGTATAACACTTACTCCacgtacataattattttatgatgtacgagttcttattaaataaaagccaaCTCATCTTTAAAGTAAAGCGTGGtcttcagaaaaaaaaacgtcagcatacattatatttttactacatGCAAGCTGTtgtgtgtaataaaaataattgtgacCAAACATGcttatcatttaattaaaattttgaaaattgttCAAGATCGTTGAACTCGTAATAATTTATCGAGGATACAGCATAACCTAGGGCTCAGATTGTATAGAGCTAATGTAGCTTTATCTACCTGCAagccaatttttttatgatacatttGTCTGTCGAAAATTTACTGATAAAACTCAGATAAAAACTGACTTTTCAGCTTTATTGTCAACTGCCAATACATTTCATAAATTCCAAGTGTCAGTTGCCAATTCTGATTTCACAGTCACACATGTTTTTCATGTGTTTACGTTCACTAGACGTTAATACTTATTCTGTAAATTTTTGAGTTATTaactcaaaaattaataaattaaaattaccaaaatatttattcagttataaaatattagtattagaaACTGTTCCGTATAATAttccagaaaaacaaacattttttgtgATGTTTAGTGTATAGTGTTTACGCAGTTTAGGTTAGGAACTTAACTgcaaacttttaattatataaaatgtttcaaataCCCGATTGGGAAGACAGTGTACCATCTTCAGATATCAAGTTCGACGTAACAACTTCGGTGAGTAATCATTATAGAGTCAGAGATTTAAATTGACGAAATTTTATTGAGTTTTTGTCTATTTAacaacttatatttattttcagaaatataAAAGCAAAAATGGTAGTACAAATATTGATCATGCAAAAAATGTTGATACTAAAAACAATACCATAATCCAACAAAATGGACTtccaaaatcaaataaaaagaaaaatggtaATGAAATCTTTTCAAATGGAAAAACATTGAATCATAAACGCCCATTGTCGTCAAACAAACAAATGGAAAAGAATGAGAGTCCTCATAAAAGTGATACCCATACCAATATAATGGGAAGATTTGTACGACTAAAACCACCAAATGACTTGGTAGAGCAGATGGTAGGTAGCAAAAATCCtaaatctaataatataaaacaaaaaaacaaacataatacTATGgacaataaaagaaaatctgATAAATTGAAAACCATGCAAACAAGTCCCAAGCAACCTTTGACCAAAATTAAGCAGAAAGATGTTGATTTAAATGAAAGTTTTGATCAAAGTTTAGATACAGATCAATTAGATGAGGTCATTATTAATGCcaagaaaagaaaactgaattcatttaataataaagaagaaaaagatGTAGTAGAGATGTTTACACAAAGCAGCAAACCCCtttcaaagaaaaaagaaGCTATAAAGAATATGTTACATAAAGTTGGCCAAAGAAATACTATTCATGTAAATGGAAACAGTTTAAGAGAAAGAATGCTCCAGCGGCTGAAAGGTATTTATTCTAATGTTCAgactaaatactttttattctaTCCTCTTATGTTATGACTTAATGTTGTGCTTTATCCTTAAGTCAGCAAGTCACTTTAAACTTGCTTTTTAGGGTTATATTTGTGTCTTATTATTGATTCAACAGTTAAGATTTAAGCGATAAGTAGTGTCAGTtctctatttaaatatacatataagtaatataaatagaattataaatcaaaaatatttctttcagCTGCTCAGTTTAGGTATATCAATGAGAAGTTATATACATCATCAGGATCTGATGCTGTAAGGTTATTCAAAGAGGATCCTGATGCTTTCAAAACATACCACCAAGGATACCAACAACAGGTTAAAAAGTGGCCTGTTAATCCAATAGATCTTATTGTTCAAAGGATTTCAAAGATGTAAGTAATTTACTAATTGGGTATTATCTGTACATTTGAATGTTTGCTAAAGTTTTGTTTCATCAAATTGTATggtgttaaatatttttaaaccttgTATTTTGAGTTGTCAATGTCAATCACCAGTTCTTTATTCAAGTTTcacacatttataaataattttaagattgtaaacaatgtttttatggTAAATAGATTATAGAAGCAATATAAAACTATCAGTGTCTCTCCAGTTTtaatgttatgtaaaatactttataagtacttatatttttatatatctaacCTTTGGttcatattacaaaattaacatttattgctAGTTCTTAAATCAATGGCATATCTGGACCATATCCACATGATATGGAATGAAgcgttaaaattatataacgctttataattttatatagaattaaatatttcaggcCGAAAACCCATTTCATAGCTGATATGGGTTGTGGAGAAGCAGTACTATCTAAACGAGTACCTCAGAAAGTCCGTTCTTTTGACTTGGTGTCATTTAACTCGAATGTGGAAGTTTGTGACATTGCTCATACACCATTATTGGCCAGCTCAATGGATGTTGCGGTGTACTGTTTAGCTTTAATGGGCACAGATCTCACACAGTACTTGGTTGAAGCTAACAGAGTACTGAAGACTGGGTCAGTATTTTCATAACATACAACAATAATTTCTGTAGTCATACACTTTGTtagcatttaataataatttgtttaatatgcTTTACTGTATGCATGGttgactatttatatattacaacaaAGTAAagttaagtataataatagatcaaaagaaaatattaaaactgagAAAGATTGTACAGATTTTTGAAACCAAAATAATCTCAGCCAAGCCGTTAAAACAAAACCATAACTGGTtgaactaataattaaatgtaatatttaaatatcaaagagttttttaataatcataccACATACTGCAATGACATATGCATTAACATCAATATAAGATTGCCATtattcaattgtattttttattatttatactcatTACAGTGGTTACCTACTTATAGCTGAAGTAGAGAGTCGATTCGATAATGTGGACACATTTATAGCAGAAGTGCAGAAAATTGGTTTCTCTCTGAAAACGGTGGATAAGAATAACCAAGTATTCTACTTCATGGAGTTCACCAAGATTCGGGAGGCTCCCAAGAAGTCGAAGCTACCTCATTTGACCTTAAAACCATGTTTATATAAGAAACGATAAATGCCGTTTGACATAGTGTTTtggcttattattttaaaatatgaaccCTAACAACAGTGGTGTTAAAAATTCACagagaatattttaattttacacaaCAATCAATggaagttttttatttatttccacatCATTATTCTATCTTAACAGTTACAATAAATTAGATACAACGTCAAAATAatcgattatatttatatgcctaaatcttataactaacaatatagtaagcaactcttgtgaattcagccagtgtacaaacaaataggtctACCTCAGTAGAAATTTTCTCTCGTGAGTGGCGCTTTGCTAACCAAGTTGAAATGTGCGCGCGGTACATCCAAAAGTTTTGCCAGAAGCCTCAGGTTTCTACTTGGTACCCGTAGACCCAGTCTCTCCATAATATCCAGATTCTGAACCCGACCCGTAATAatcctaaataaatacactgaCACAACTAGCTCTCTTTTGAGGCGTAGCTGGTCGTAACCCACCATACCCAGAACAAACAGGGTGGGGACATATATCACATAAGTGGATACAATGGATACACTCCATTCAGTCTCTTGTAGAGGCTGCGagtgaatatattttgtactcATTCTAACATGAGACTGTATTTAGCCTCATATGGGGCCCACACCATTGCGTTGTACTCCAAGTTTCTTCTCACTAGggcattgtataaaattttaattgcacTGATATTCGTAAACCACAAGCTATTCGTAATATGAACCCCAAATTTCTGTAAGCCTTTTTGCATatcttatatacatatatatctgggagtatattttaatattagataGAGGAGTAGATCTTTGACCTCTGAGACTAGCCAACGTTAGCCCACTGACAACAACAGCAACAGCTGCGCTAACGTCAAGCTTTGGCTTTTGTGTAACATAAACAGAGCTAAAATACTCGGCAAATGCTCTAACACAGGGGATAAAACTTCTCCGTTCTCAATAACACCCAATGGTTCTCTGTTGACTCTGTTACACCTATTAATAAACCTCCAGCATGACTTGGGATCTTCAATCACATTTGATTCAATAGCCTTAGTATAATTTTCAAGAGCCAATGCAATTAATTACTTACCTTCAGCTCTGCAACGGCTAAActattcgtaatattttagGGATTTAGTGACCTTGAATCTCTTATGTAGCGTGgctatttgtttaatttttttaatgacctCCCTTGTGTACCATTTAGGATATAAATATCTTGAGTATTCTAAGCTcctggtatttttttaaggctTTTCTTAAGCACAGAGTTTAACGTATAATAGAAGCAATTGAGACTCTGATTTAAATCAGACGAGTATACATCAGACCAATCCACTTCTCTAATCTTTGATTTCAATGCACTTAAAATTCCATTGAAACAAGCGCTCATGGGTTTTTGCCGGGACATCCTTTGAAGGAACTGCTGCAACGTGCGGAAGCACACACACAAGAAGCGGTGGATGCTGAACGTCTATAGGTACCAAAGGTTCATCCGCCTCACTCACCCCTAAACTTTGCATTCCCCTACCTTTGCTCAATACCAAGTCTAATAAACGGCCGTTAATATTCCCTATATTGTTACACTGACTGAATTCACAATAATTACTAAAGTAATTCCAAAAATAAGCATTTACATTGTTTGAacaagaatataaattaaagtcaCCGATTACTAATACATACTTTGAACAAAATTCTTCAATTGTTTTGAGCAATAAAAAGTATTGAACATCATTCGTATTTGGAGGggtataaacaaaacataacaGAAACATAaatccattttttaaatagacagTTGCACAAACTATTTCAAACGGGCGAGATTCAATGTGCAAATCAGAGGGCAAAATTACGCGGCGCAGTTCCAGGCACGAGGAAGCCACAAGACATACGCCACCATGCTTGCGCCCATCCACGCGGTCACATCGTAATACCGTATATCTGGGAGGGACTAGCTCAGCGTCAGCTATAGATTCGTTACAACCCGTTTCCGTAACTGCAAACAAATCTACAGGGATTGATGAGACACTCATATAAAATTCCTTATACTTGGTCAGAAGACCCCTCACATTTTGGTAACATATCTTAATATGTCTACTTCCATCCTTTTGGTTTGTTTGATGATCTCCGAAACCACACCCAATCACAATATTCAACATTTATCGGCCAATTATCCGGTTTACATAATAACTCATATTCACATTCTGGTACCCCTATAATGAACGATGCGTCCTTTTCtcttttatgattatttttttcgaCTCTTATAGGCACATCCTTGCTATATATTacattcttaatttaattctcCAGACATTGGTAACTTGTATCTTTGTTTAGCCGCCACACATGCAGAAACTTATTCCGCTCCGATCCTTGAATCTCCACTACATCGCTTCTACCTACGTTTTTAACTTCACAG
This portion of the Pieris brassicae chromosome 6, ilPieBrab1.1, whole genome shotgun sequence genome encodes:
- the LOC123711404 gene encoding ribosomal RNA-processing protein 8 — protein: MFQIPDWEDSVPSSDIKFDVTTSKYKSKNGSTNIDHAKNVDTKNNTIIQQNGLPKSNKKKNGNEIFSNGKTLNHKRPLSSNKQMEKNESPHKSDTHTNIMGRFVRLKPPNDLVEQMVGSKNPKSNNIKQKNKHNTMDNKRKSDKLKTMQTSPKQPLTKIKQKDVDLNESFDQSLDTDQLDEVIINAKKRKLNSFNNKEEKDVVEMFTQSSKPLSKKKEAIKNMLHKVGQRNTIHVNGNSLRERMLQRLKAAQFRYINEKLYTSSGSDAVRLFKEDPDAFKTYHQGYQQQVKKWPVNPIDLIVQRISKMPKTHFIADMGCGEAVLSKRVPQKVRSFDLVSFNSNVEVCDIAHTPLLASSMDVAVYCLALMGTDLTQYLVEANRVLKTGGYLLIAEVESRFDNVDTFIAEVQKIGFSLKTVDKNNQVFYFMEFTKIREAPKKSKLPHLTLKPCLYKKR